From a region of the Sporosarcina ureilytica genome:
- the ggt gene encoding gamma-glutamyltransferase, with amino-acid sequence MLVPIYPQSLASANNFDASHESAVGKDGMVVTAHPEASKIGAKVLQNGGNAVDAAIAIQFALNVAEPEMSGIGGGGFMMVYDAKTQDVSIINSRERAPAGATPDMFLNENGSPIPFAERHIHGNAVGIPGTLAGLYEAHEKWGTQKFHQLIQPSIKLADKGVKVNWPLAKSIKDNKDKLAKSAAKDVFLPDGQPLKEGDILVQKDLAKTYKLIQKHGLDVFYNGEIGAAIAGTVQEFGGSMTVDDLKNYELTIDEPLYAEYKGYEVASMPPPSSGGLTVLQILKLLEPFDLSQYGIRSAEKYHLLAEAMHLAYADRGAYMGDPEFIDVPTKGLLHPDYIAERSSLISLDQANPNVQPGNPWKYEEGRTSSYVEQNDEKAIGQTTHFAVADKWGNFVTFTTTIEQLFGTGIMVPEYGIMLNNELTDFDAVPGGSNEVQPNKRPLSSMSPTMLLKDGKPYLSVGSPGGPTIITSVLQTILNVVDYEMDLKAAIEEPRIYSNQYPNIRWEQGIPETVREQLTQMGHRWNAAPGEIGNVQAIMVDPDTGLYYGAADSSREGSAIGFWKHGNGKNK; translated from the coding sequence ATGCTTGTGCCGATTTATCCGCAATCACTTGCAAGCGCAAACAATTTCGATGCATCGCATGAGAGTGCTGTTGGAAAAGATGGGATGGTCGTTACAGCACATCCAGAAGCATCAAAAATCGGAGCTAAAGTTCTACAGAACGGAGGAAATGCGGTAGATGCCGCGATTGCGATTCAGTTTGCGCTGAATGTAGCAGAGCCGGAGATGTCAGGAATTGGCGGCGGCGGTTTCATGATGGTATATGACGCGAAGACGCAGGACGTTTCAATTATTAATAGTCGTGAACGTGCACCAGCAGGGGCGACACCTGACATGTTCCTAAACGAAAACGGAAGTCCAATTCCATTTGCAGAACGCCATATCCACGGTAACGCTGTTGGGATTCCTGGGACATTGGCGGGATTGTATGAAGCGCATGAAAAATGGGGAACGCAAAAATTTCACCAGTTAATTCAACCTTCCATTAAGCTTGCAGACAAAGGTGTCAAAGTTAACTGGCCATTGGCAAAGTCAATTAAAGATAACAAGGACAAGCTCGCAAAATCTGCTGCCAAGGACGTATTTTTACCGGATGGACAGCCTTTGAAAGAAGGAGACATTCTCGTCCAAAAAGATCTGGCGAAAACTTACAAGTTAATTCAAAAGCATGGGCTGGATGTTTTTTATAACGGAGAAATTGGCGCAGCGATTGCCGGTACTGTACAAGAATTTGGCGGAAGCATGACGGTAGATGACTTAAAAAATTATGAACTAACAATTGATGAGCCGCTTTACGCTGAGTATAAAGGATACGAGGTTGCTTCAATGCCGCCTCCGAGTTCTGGCGGTCTGACAGTTTTACAAATATTGAAGTTGTTGGAGCCGTTTGATCTTAGCCAGTATGGAATCCGTTCGGCCGAAAAATATCATCTTTTAGCTGAAGCAATGCATCTTGCATATGCGGACAGAGGCGCATATATGGGCGACCCTGAATTTATCGATGTGCCAACTAAAGGTTTATTGCATCCGGATTATATTGCTGAGAGAAGCAGCTTAATTAGCTTGGATCAAGCTAACCCTAATGTACAACCGGGAAATCCTTGGAAATATGAGGAAGGCCGGACATCTTCTTACGTAGAACAGAATGATGAAAAAGCGATTGGCCAAACCACCCACTTTGCGGTCGCTGACAAATGGGGAAATTTCGTTACATTTACAACAACAATTGAACAACTTTTCGGTACAGGAATTATGGTACCTGAATACGGCATCATGCTGAATAATGAGTTGACGGACTTCGATGCGGTGCCTGGCGGTTCAAACGAAGTACAGCCAAACAAACGCCCGCTTAGCAGTATGTCACCAACGATGCTGCTGAAAGATGGCAAGCCATATTTATCAGTCGGCTCGCCTGGTGGACCAACCATTATCACATCTGTCTTACAAACAATTTTGAATGTAGTAGATTATGAAATGGACTTGAAAGCAGCCATTGAGGAACCGAGAATTTACAGCAACCAGTATCCAAATATTCGCTGGGAGCAAGGGATTCCGGAAACAGTACGCGAACAATTAACTCAAATGGGACACAGATGGAATGCTGCGCCGGGTGAAATTGGAAACGTGCAGGCAATTATGGTAGATCCAGATACGGGGCTTTATTACGGAGCAGCTGATTCCAGCCGTGAAGGTTCAGCCATTGGATTTTGGAAACATGGGAACGGAAAAAACAAATAA
- a CDS encoding LysR family transcriptional regulator — protein MNLQHLKYAIEISMCGSMNEAARRLHISQPSLSKAIKNMEEELGITMFTRSSAGITLTSDGAEFLGYARQVVEQVELLEHRYFDAAPSPQLLSISTQHYAFAVNAFVEMIKKHGSDKYQFTMRETKTYEIIEDVKTLRSEVGILYMSLFNEKVMMQLLKEEGLEFNLLFKASPHIFISSQNPLASRSSVTLEDLEEYPRLTFEQGEYNSFYYSEEIFSTIPSKKSIQVSDRATLFNLLIGLNGYTISTGILSEDLNGSDIVSVPLDEKEEISVGWIVHRNTRISRMAKLYLEELERIIHYYVEKDNDKYRKKTH, from the coding sequence ATGAATCTACAACACTTAAAATATGCCATTGAAATTTCGATGTGTGGTTCTATGAATGAAGCAGCTCGTAGACTCCATATTTCGCAGCCCAGTCTATCAAAAGCGATTAAAAACATGGAAGAGGAATTAGGAATAACGATGTTTACGCGCTCATCCGCAGGGATTACCCTAACCTCAGACGGTGCAGAATTTCTAGGATATGCCCGTCAAGTCGTAGAACAGGTTGAATTGCTGGAGCATCGCTATTTTGATGCAGCTCCATCCCCCCAGTTATTGTCTATTTCTACCCAGCATTATGCCTTCGCCGTTAATGCTTTTGTAGAAATGATTAAAAAGCATGGTTCCGACAAATATCAATTTACGATGAGGGAGACAAAAACCTATGAAATTATTGAAGATGTAAAAACTCTTCGAAGTGAAGTCGGGATTTTATATATGAGTTTATTTAATGAAAAAGTAATGATGCAGCTGTTAAAGGAGGAGGGATTGGAATTTAATTTGCTATTTAAAGCATCACCACATATTTTTATTAGTTCGCAAAATCCGCTTGCTAGCAGGTCATCCGTTACATTAGAAGATTTAGAGGAATATCCTCGCTTAACTTTTGAACAAGGGGAGTATAATTCGTTTTATTATTCCGAAGAAATTTTTAGTACGATTCCAAGTAAGAAAAGTATCCAAGTTAGTGACCGTGCCACGCTATTCAACTTATTAATTGGGCTAAACGGCTACACGATTTCAACAGGAATTTTAAGTGAGGATTTAAATGGTTCTGATATTGTATCGGTTCCGCTTGATGAAAAAGAGGAGATTTCTGTCGGCTGGATTGTCCATAGAAATACGCGGATTAGCCGGATGGCAAAGCTATATTTAGAAGAGCTGGAGCGGATTATTCATTATTATGTTGAAAAAGATAATGATAAGTATCGAAAGAAAACACATTAA
- a CDS encoding 5-methyltetrahydropteroyltriglutamate--homocysteine S-methyltransferase, with product MTTTKETRKTIFRADQVGSLLRTDVIKEARVQRTAGQISAEKLRAIEDKEIERIVAKQKELGLGAVTDGEFRRAWWHFDFLENLVGVEGYWAGNGIQFQQQQTKSRAIKVASKLDFADHPMLEDFKFLHQVAGDHVAKFTIPSPSMLHFRGEIDSTIYPDEEEFFHDLAKTYKKAIKAFYDAGCRYLQLDDTAWAYLCSNEQKEQLRAKGKNPDDLVNLYLDTINEAVSDRPDDLKVTMHICRGNFRSTWISSGGYEPVAETLFGHLNIDGFFLEYDNDRAGGFEPLRFVNRSDLNIVLGLVTSKHGELESKDLIKKRIEEASKYVDISQLSLSPQCGFASTEEGNLLTEEEQWDKLRHVVEISQDVWK from the coding sequence ATGACAACAACGAAAGAAACTAGGAAAACTATTTTTCGAGCAGATCAAGTTGGTAGTTTATTACGTACGGATGTAATAAAGGAAGCACGTGTTCAGAGGACGGCAGGACAAATATCAGCCGAAAAATTACGGGCGATAGAAGATAAAGAAATTGAGAGAATTGTAGCCAAACAAAAAGAGTTAGGTCTCGGAGCGGTTACAGATGGAGAATTCCGTAGAGCTTGGTGGCATTTTGATTTTCTAGAGAATTTAGTTGGGGTAGAAGGCTATTGGGCCGGAAATGGCATTCAATTCCAGCAACAGCAAACGAAATCTAGGGCGATTAAAGTGGCGAGTAAGTTAGATTTTGCAGATCATCCAATGCTGGAAGATTTTAAATTTCTTCACCAAGTTGCTGGTGACCATGTAGCGAAATTTACGATTCCAAGTCCAAGTATGCTTCATTTCCGTGGCGAAATAGATTCAACCATTTATCCAGATGAGGAAGAGTTTTTTCATGATTTAGCGAAGACCTATAAAAAAGCAATTAAAGCATTTTATGATGCGGGCTGCCGCTATTTACAGCTGGATGATACGGCTTGGGCCTATCTCTGTTCGAATGAACAAAAAGAACAGCTTCGAGCTAAGGGGAAGAATCCAGACGATTTAGTTAACCTGTATCTCGATACGATTAACGAAGCTGTATCAGATCGTCCGGATGATTTAAAAGTAACGATGCATATTTGTCGCGGGAATTTCCGCTCTACGTGGATTTCTTCTGGCGGATATGAGCCAGTTGCAGAAACTTTATTTGGTCACTTAAATATTGATGGCTTCTTCCTTGAATACGACAATGACCGTGCAGGTGGATTTGAACCGCTTCGCTTTGTGAATCGGTCAGACCTTAATATCGTATTAGGTTTGGTCACTTCGAAACATGGTGAATTAGAAAGTAAAGATTTGATTAAAAAACGTATCGAAGAAGCATCGAAATATGTAGATATTTCTCAATTATCCTTAAGTCCACAATGTGGCTTTGCCTCTACAGAAGAAGGGAACTTGCTAACAGAGGAAGAACAATGGGATAAACTGCGTCATGTTGTGGAAATTTCTCAAGATGTATGGAAGTAA
- a CDS encoding MFS transporter — translation MRIVQTSQVIAESKFNKFHLLVFLWCFYAIAFDGFDIALFGIGLPLMMEDYNLTVVEAGAIGSYTLVGMMLGSFVLGSLSDIIGRKRILAICMFIFSVFTLLAGLAPNSLIFTIMRFIAALGMGGLMPAVISIMTEYSPKKNRALTVAMMYCGYSIGSISASLIGMYVMESLGWRFLYYLGIIPLFTLPLFLKQFPESLSYYIPRNQGDQISKILNRIDPNGNYQATDDFEYETVKEKAKGFLVNKLFTDKRLVSTLAFWTAVFSCLLMIYGLNTWLPKIMVEAGYGISSSLSFILVLGVGQIGGSLIGGLLVEKVGHRKVLLFMFAIGTLCFVLLSMTSNTLLLYLLVIIGGACTGGTQNLVNPYISEFYPREIRTTGLSVTVGIGRIGAILAPILIGLLLTTNLAPQQALIAFAIPSILGGIAFSFVQEKYGSFDRIGKAFHVKPHKKVDLAVTPKS, via the coding sequence ATGCGTATTGTTCAAACTTCTCAAGTGATTGCTGAAAGTAAATTTAACAAGTTTCATTTATTAGTATTTTTATGGTGTTTCTACGCCATCGCCTTTGACGGCTTTGACATTGCTTTGTTTGGAATTGGTTTACCGCTCATGATGGAGGATTATAATCTGACGGTAGTAGAAGCCGGCGCCATTGGAAGTTACACGTTAGTTGGAATGATGTTGGGATCCTTTGTCCTCGGTTCCTTATCGGACATTATTGGTCGTAAACGAATTCTGGCCATTTGTATGTTTATATTTAGTGTTTTTACTTTACTAGCTGGTTTAGCACCTAATTCACTCATCTTTACAATTATGCGATTCATTGCCGCCCTTGGAATGGGAGGATTAATGCCCGCTGTTATTTCTATCATGACCGAATATTCACCGAAGAAAAATAGAGCCTTGACGGTAGCAATGATGTATTGTGGGTACTCGATTGGTAGTATTTCAGCGTCACTAATTGGGATGTATGTAATGGAAAGTCTTGGGTGGAGATTTTTATATTATCTTGGGATTATTCCTCTTTTCACATTGCCATTATTTTTAAAACAATTTCCAGAATCACTGTCCTATTATATACCTCGTAACCAAGGGGATCAAATCTCGAAGATTTTAAATAGAATAGATCCTAATGGTAACTATCAGGCAACTGATGACTTCGAATATGAAACGGTGAAAGAAAAGGCAAAAGGATTTCTCGTTAATAAGCTTTTTACAGACAAACGATTGGTAAGTACGCTTGCATTTTGGACGGCTGTGTTCAGTTGTTTGCTTATGATTTATGGTCTTAACACATGGTTGCCAAAAATCATGGTAGAAGCGGGATATGGTATTTCGTCCAGCTTATCCTTTATTTTAGTACTAGGCGTCGGGCAAATTGGTGGCTCTTTAATCGGAGGTCTCTTGGTAGAAAAAGTTGGTCATCGTAAAGTTCTGTTATTCATGTTTGCAATCGGAACGCTTTGCTTTGTACTTCTTAGTATGACATCGAATACCCTTTTATTATATCTGCTCGTTATTATCGGTGGTGCATGTACTGGCGGAACTCAAAATTTAGTGAATCCGTACATATCTGAATTTTACCCGCGTGAAATTCGCACCACAGGTCTTAGTGTCACAGTCGGTATTGGTCGAATTGGCGCCATTCTAGCACCAATTTTAATTGGATTACTCCTGACTACAAATTTAGCACCACAGCAAGCTTTAATCGCTTTTGCAATTCCAAGTATTTTAGGAGGAATTGCTTTCTCATTCGTACAGGAAAAATACGGGAGTTTTGATCGAATCGGAAAAGCTTTCCATGTGAAGCCGCATAAAAAAGTGGATTTGGCGGTGACTCCGAAAAGTTAG
- the fdhD gene encoding formate dehydrogenase accessory sulfurtransferase FdhD, which produces MKQVKKRIVQRFSKGHFKQIEDIIAVEYPITIKINGKEFITIVCTPEYIEDMVIGFLASERVIGKYEDIQKIWVQKELGFVHIETSKVFPFYEQMHSKRYITSCCGMSRQGFVFANDALTAKQITETNVTLTPEECFYLMQEMEKTAAVFHHTGGVHNAALCTQKGVVLARMDIGRHNALDKIYGHCLRNTISVHDKIIVFSGRISSEILLKVAKIGCEIVLSKSAPTELALELAEELGITTVGFIRNESFNVYTHPERIVINKSTRF; this is translated from the coding sequence ATGAAACAGGTAAAAAAGAGAATCGTTCAACGTTTTTCAAAAGGCCATTTCAAGCAAATTGAAGATATCATTGCGGTTGAATACCCGATTACAATAAAAATTAACGGAAAAGAATTTATCACAATCGTCTGTACACCAGAGTATATCGAAGACATGGTGATTGGTTTTTTGGCATCTGAAAGAGTCATTGGTAAATATGAGGATATTCAAAAGATTTGGGTCCAAAAGGAGTTAGGGTTTGTTCATATTGAAACGAGTAAAGTTTTTCCATTTTATGAACAGATGCATAGCAAAAGATACATCACCTCATGTTGTGGCATGAGCCGTCAAGGATTTGTTTTTGCGAACGATGCGTTAACTGCCAAACAAATAACCGAGACGAACGTGACATTAACGCCTGAAGAATGCTTTTATTTAATGCAAGAAATGGAGAAAACAGCAGCTGTTTTTCATCATACAGGCGGTGTCCATAATGCCGCTTTATGTACGCAAAAAGGCGTCGTGCTGGCAAGAATGGATATCGGCCGGCATAATGCATTAGATAAAATTTATGGGCACTGTTTAAGAAATACCATTTCCGTACACGACAAAATCATTGTGTTCAGCGGCCGTATTTCTTCAGAGATTTTATTGAAAGTCGCAAAAATCGGCTGTGAAATTGTTCTTTCAAAATCGGCGCCTACGGAACTTGCGCTGGAACTTGCGGAGGAACTTGGGATAACGACGGTTGGGTTTATTCGGAATGAGTCGTTTAATGTGTATACACATCCGGAAAGAATTGTTATTAATAAAAGCACCAGGTTCTAA
- the fdhF gene encoding formate dehydrogenase subunit alpha: MLIKINGSSYDYQDGMTILQVINENSIEHPQICYLPEVDPIETCDTCIVEVDGALVRACSTKAVRGMNVSLSSVRAKEAQTEAMDRILENHLLYCTVCDNNNGNCKIHNTVHMMEVEHQKYPYEPKCTEDSVDFTHPFYRYDPNQCIACGQCVEVCQNLQVNETLTMDWERDRPIVLWDGGAKINDSSCVGCGHCVTVCPCNALMEKSMLGEAGFMTGMKEDILTPMIDLVKEIEPSYSGIMAVSEAEAAMRETRTKKTKTVCTFCGVGCSFEVWTKDRKILKIQPVSDAPVNAISTCVKGKFGWDFVNSEKRITTPLIRKDDEFVEATWDEALDLVAQNLGDIHKKHGEDSVGIISSSKITNEENYVIQKLARQVFETNNVDNCSRYCQSPATDGLFRTVGMGGDAGTIKDIAEAGLVIIVGANPAEGHPVLATRVKRAHKLHGQQLIVADLRKHEMAERADLFMRPKQGTDQVWLMAVTKYMIDNGWHDEQFIKENVHSFEEFKEILEKYTLDYAEKITGVTKEMLIQTAETIRDADGTCILWGMGVTQNTGGSDTSAAISNLLLATGNYRRPGAGAYPLRGHNNVQGACDMGTLPGWLPGYQHVTDDEARQKFEEAYGVKIDNKPGLDNIQMLEAVNDDIMKAMYIIGEDMALVDSNANYVHDMLSKLDFLVVQDIFFSRTARYADVILPAVPSLEKDGTFTNTERRVQRLYKALPEMGQGKADWWIVQEVANRLGANWNYTHPSEIFAEMASLSPLFSQADYSVLKGWNSFLWGSLDGSSTPLLYTDGFNFPDKKARFALSDWVEPVKFSEEFDLHINNGRILEHFHEGNLTNKSDGIQSTVPEIFVEVSPELAKERGVKSGSIVRLTSPYGSLRLPALVTDRVKDNELFLPMNSVEKKSAINFLTGPAVDERTNTPAFKQTMVRMEVLQRDGENPLPKSNHRNKKRNPTTGIEVERKWSRPGYVHLTTEKGR; this comes from the coding sequence ATGTTAATCAAGATTAACGGATCAAGTTATGACTATCAAGACGGTATGACGATACTTCAAGTAATCAATGAAAATAGCATTGAACATCCACAAATTTGTTATTTGCCGGAAGTTGATCCAATTGAAACATGTGATACATGTATTGTTGAAGTGGACGGTGCGCTAGTGCGCGCTTGTTCAACGAAAGCAGTCCGCGGAATGAATGTCTCTCTTTCATCTGTGCGTGCCAAGGAAGCACAGACAGAAGCAATGGACCGAATTCTTGAAAACCACTTGCTGTACTGTACGGTATGTGACAATAACAATGGGAACTGTAAAATTCATAATACGGTACATATGATGGAAGTTGAACATCAAAAATATCCATATGAGCCAAAATGTACAGAAGACAGTGTTGATTTTACGCACCCATTTTATCGCTATGATCCAAACCAATGTATAGCTTGCGGGCAATGTGTGGAAGTTTGCCAGAACTTACAAGTGAATGAGACGTTGACGATGGATTGGGAAAGGGACCGCCCGATTGTATTATGGGACGGTGGCGCAAAGATTAACGATTCGTCATGTGTCGGCTGCGGGCATTGTGTGACCGTCTGTCCTTGTAATGCGTTAATGGAAAAATCGATGCTTGGTGAAGCTGGATTTATGACGGGCATGAAAGAAGACATTCTAACCCCGATGATTGATTTAGTGAAAGAGATTGAGCCTAGTTATAGTGGAATTATGGCGGTGTCAGAGGCGGAAGCGGCCATGCGTGAAACAAGAACAAAAAAGACGAAAACGGTTTGTACGTTTTGTGGTGTTGGCTGTTCATTTGAAGTGTGGACAAAAGACCGTAAGATTTTAAAAATCCAACCGGTTTCTGATGCGCCTGTCAATGCGATTTCGACTTGTGTGAAAGGAAAGTTTGGCTGGGATTTTGTGAATAGTGAAAAGCGGATTACAACGCCACTTATCCGAAAAGATGATGAATTCGTTGAAGCAACTTGGGATGAAGCATTGGACCTCGTTGCACAGAATCTTGGAGACATTCATAAGAAACATGGCGAAGATTCAGTAGGCATTATTTCCTCCTCAAAGATTACAAATGAAGAAAACTACGTCATTCAAAAGCTAGCACGACAAGTGTTTGAAACAAATAACGTTGATAATTGTTCACGTTATTGTCAGTCTCCAGCAACTGATGGACTCTTTCGGACAGTCGGCATGGGCGGAGACGCCGGGACGATTAAAGACATTGCTGAGGCTGGACTCGTCATCATCGTAGGCGCAAACCCGGCTGAGGGACATCCCGTGCTCGCGACTCGTGTCAAACGTGCACATAAATTGCACGGTCAACAATTGATTGTTGCTGATCTGAGAAAACATGAAATGGCAGAGCGTGCGGATTTATTTATGAGACCGAAACAGGGCACTGACCAAGTATGGTTAATGGCTGTAACGAAATATATGATAGACAATGGTTGGCATGATGAACAGTTTATTAAAGAGAATGTTCATTCATTTGAGGAGTTTAAAGAAATCCTTGAAAAGTATACGTTGGACTACGCAGAAAAAATTACCGGTGTAACGAAAGAAATGCTCATTCAAACAGCGGAAACGATTCGTGACGCGGATGGTACATGTATTCTTTGGGGTATGGGCGTCACGCAAAACACGGGTGGTTCGGATACTTCCGCCGCCATTTCTAACTTGCTTCTTGCGACAGGGAACTATCGCCGTCCTGGTGCAGGGGCCTATCCGTTACGCGGACATAATAATGTGCAAGGTGCTTGTGATATGGGAACGTTACCAGGTTGGTTGCCGGGGTATCAACATGTGACGGATGACGAAGCAAGGCAGAAGTTTGAAGAAGCGTACGGCGTGAAAATTGACAATAAACCTGGACTTGACAATATCCAAATGTTGGAGGCAGTTAACGATGATATTATGAAAGCGATGTACATCATCGGGGAAGATATGGCGCTTGTTGATTCCAACGCCAACTATGTCCACGATATGTTATCTAAGCTGGATTTTCTCGTCGTTCAAGATATTTTCTTTTCAAGAACTGCAAGGTATGCGGATGTCATTTTACCAGCTGTACCGTCCCTCGAAAAGGATGGCACCTTTACGAATACGGAAAGACGTGTGCAGCGTTTATACAAAGCGCTTCCAGAAATGGGGCAAGGAAAAGCAGATTGGTGGATTGTACAAGAAGTTGCCAATCGTCTTGGTGCAAATTGGAATTATACGCATCCTAGTGAAATATTCGCGGAAATGGCAAGTTTATCGCCATTATTCAGTCAAGCGGATTACAGTGTACTAAAAGGTTGGAATAGCTTTTTATGGGGAAGTCTAGACGGTTCAAGTACACCGCTATTATATACAGACGGATTTAATTTCCCGGATAAAAAAGCGCGTTTTGCATTATCAGATTGGGTAGAGCCGGTGAAGTTCTCGGAGGAATTCGATTTACACATTAATAATGGCCGAATCCTTGAACATTTCCATGAAGGCAACTTAACGAATAAATCAGATGGCATTCAATCAACAGTGCCAGAGATTTTTGTTGAAGTATCGCCAGAACTTGCCAAAGAACGAGGCGTCAAAAGCGGTTCTATCGTTCGTCTTACGTCTCCATATGGGTCGCTAAGACTGCCGGCACTTGTCACGGACCGTGTGAAAGATAATGAGTTGTTTCTTCCGATGAATTCAGTAGAAAAAAAGTCAGCTATCAACTTCTTAACAGGACCAGCAGTTGACGAGCGAACGAATACACCCGCATTTAAACAAACGATGGTTCGAATGGAAGTGCTCCAAAGAGACGGGGAGAATCCGTTGCCGAAGTCGAATCATCGCAATAAAAAGCGCAATCCAACAACGGGAATCGAGGTTGAACGTAAATGGAGCCGCCCGGGATATGTGCATTTAACGACGGAAAAGGGGAGGTGA
- a CDS encoding DUF1641 domain-containing protein, translated as MATPITSINMHKQTPEEMQQEKLAELQSLLTEQDEAINKILEITGELNNGGILDAVQAMVKAKDQIAGIAVDQVSREPVTNLIKHVMNASAGLSAIDPEISAKLVDSVKSGLHEAELYNGNNESIGVLDVLKSLNDPDVNRAVKFGLNFLKGMGKGLDGK; from the coding sequence ATGGCGACACCGATTACTTCTATTAATATGCATAAACAAACGCCAGAAGAAATGCAGCAAGAGAAACTAGCAGAACTTCAATCATTACTCACCGAACAGGACGAGGCAATTAATAAAATACTTGAAATCACCGGAGAATTAAACAACGGGGGAATACTCGATGCCGTACAAGCAATGGTGAAAGCAAAAGATCAAATCGCTGGCATTGCAGTTGATCAAGTGTCTCGCGAGCCTGTAACCAACTTGATCAAACATGTCATGAATGCATCAGCTGGGCTTTCCGCGATTGATCCGGAAATTTCTGCCAAACTAGTTGATAGTGTAAAAAGCGGACTGCATGAGGCGGAACTTTACAATGGAAATAACGAATCGATTGGTGTATTGGATGTTTTAAAATCATTAAATGATCCAGATGTTAACCGCGCAGTTAAATTCGGTCTTAATTTCCTTAAAGGGATGGGGAAAGGATTAGATGGGAAGTAG
- a CDS encoding PQQ-dependent sugar dehydrogenase translates to MIKVKVSLRPLVNKINLPTVLKTALLPGDSIERLFIATQVGEIFYIGDGVIETFLDIRSRIITLGGRSGYDERGLLGLAFHPNFNNNGLFYLHYSVAGTQGPGALPGSFEPNPCDSRTLNLKWTNRETQYDHIDTVEEWILQSNGQPEKRRTLLNLRRPFSNHNGVNSLNFSPETGKLVLTTGDGGSGYDPFNLSQNDMEIAGKIIEIDVVKNTFINNPPVVTRFDELPPPIQETLTVIAKGVRNIPGISYQSFYNQYIKYAGQVGQDLAESIFSFVQYKPMPVTQLIQASIMKSDLNQEGFINFGWRGWEGAFPTSIIKECSANPSLDQQTIAYYNEAVTTSPWRLQPLTSYFHNDPRPDKFEGTALTAVQPYMGNAIPALTGSVVFTDFDRNEESGPPGRGVLAYTRVRADGKPNDFSVIETDYNFGSESSYYVSLGTNLDQTRLFLGVYGSMNVTDSNKGTIFEIVPDS, encoded by the coding sequence TTGATAAAAGTTAAGGTTAGTTTACGGCCCCTTGTCAATAAGATAAATTTACCTACCGTTTTAAAGACAGCCCTACTTCCAGGTGACTCAATTGAAAGATTATTTATTGCAACCCAGGTAGGAGAAATCTTTTACATAGGAGACGGTGTTATAGAAACTTTCTTAGATATTCGCTCGCGAATCATAACACTGGGGGGTCGTAGTGGATATGATGAACGTGGACTACTTGGTTTAGCCTTTCATCCCAATTTTAATAATAACGGTCTTTTTTATCTTCATTATTCGGTAGCGGGAACACAAGGTCCAGGTGCTCTTCCCGGATCTTTTGAGCCAAACCCGTGTGATTCCAGAACTTTAAACCTAAAGTGGACAAATAGAGAAACCCAATATGATCATATCGATACAGTTGAAGAATGGATTTTACAATCGAATGGTCAGCCTGAAAAACGACGGACATTACTAAACTTAAGAAGGCCATTTTCAAATCATAATGGCGTCAATAGCTTAAACTTTTCGCCTGAAACAGGTAAACTTGTTTTAACAACCGGAGATGGCGGATCAGGTTATGATCCATTTAATTTAAGTCAGAATGATATGGAGATAGCTGGGAAAATAATTGAAATCGATGTAGTTAAAAATACATTTATCAATAATCCACCCGTAGTCACACGTTTCGATGAACTTCCCCCACCTATTCAGGAAACACTTACGGTAATTGCCAAAGGGGTTCGCAATATACCAGGCATTTCATATCAAAGTTTTTATAATCAGTATATTAAATATGCCGGCCAAGTTGGACAGGATTTAGCAGAGTCGATTTTTTCATTCGTTCAGTATAAACCAATGCCGGTTACTCAACTAATTCAAGCTTCTATAATGAAATCTGACCTTAACCAAGAAGGATTCATTAATTTTGGCTGGCGAGGTTGGGAAGGTGCATTTCCTACCTCTATAATAAAGGAATGCTCTGCAAATCCTAGTTTGGATCAGCAAACAATCGCTTATTACAATGAAGCAGTAACAACTTCTCCATGGCGTCTTCAGCCTTTAACTAGTTATTTTCATAATGATCCCCGACCTGATAAATTTGAAGGAACTGCACTGACTGCAGTCCAGCCATATATGGGGAATGCAATCCCCGCTTTAACGGGAAGCGTTGTGTTTACCGACTTTGACCGAAATGAGGAATCGGGGCCTCCAGGTAGAGGGGTTTTAGCTTATACAAGGGTAAGGGCAGATGGTAAACCAAATGATTTTAGTGTGATTGAAACCGATTATAATTTTGGGTCCGAGTCGTCTTATTATGTTAGTTTAGGAACGAACCTGGATCAAACGCGCCTATTTTTAGGAGTTTATGGCTCTATGAATGTGACTGATTCTAACAAAGGTACTATTTTTGAAATTGTCCCAGATTCATAA